TGATCCGCCGCGGTGGAGGCCTCGCTGGCGTTGCCGGCCACTTCCTGGGCGGCGGCGGTCATCTCGTTCATCGCCGTGGCGACCTGGTCGCTCTCCGAAGTCTGGCGCTCAACCCCCTGCTCCGCTTCGCTCATCACCTCGTTGAGTTCGTGGGTGGCGTCGTTCAGCGTGCGCGTGGAGGACAGCACCCGCTCCACCAGTTCGTGCACCTGATCGGCGAAACTGTTGAACGCCACAGCCAGTTGCCCCAGTTCGTGGTTGCCGTCCACCTCCAGCCGGCGGGTCAGGTCGCCGTCGCCGCTGGCGATGCCGTTCATGGCGGTCACCGCGTTCTTGAGCGGCTTGATGATGCTACGCACCACCACCAGCGCGAGCAGCACGATGATCACCAGCGCCACCACGGACGTGGTCACCGACCCGATCACCGCGTCGGCCAGGGACTCGTCCACGTCACTGGCCAGGGCCGCCTTCTGCTTCTCCAGGCCGTCGATCCAGAAGCCGGTGCCGATCAGCACATTCCACTCGGGCAGCATCTCCGCGTAGGCCAGCTTGGGTTCGGGGTCACCCGTCCCGGTGTTTTCCCACTCGTAGGACACGAAATCGCCGCCGGACCGGGCCGCCTTGACCAGCTCGCGCACCAGGTACTTGCCGTTGGGATCCTGGAAATCCCACAGGCTCTTGCCTTCCAGCGACGGATTCGCGCCGTGGGCCACGGTCATGCCGTCGGTATCGAACACAAAGAAATAGCCCATGCTGCCGGCGTCATCGAAACGCAGCTGACGCAGGATCGCCATGGCTTTCTCGCGCACCTCGGGGTCGTCCGCCGAACCGGGCTGATCATAAAGGTGGGCGATGGAGGACCGCGCCAGTTGCAGGTAGTTCTGCAACTCCTGGCGCTTGGTCGCCATCATGGCATCGGAAAAGCCGGAGACGGCCTCGTCGCCAATGCCCTGCGCCTGCTTGAGGTTGTAGGTGCTGAGCAGTGCGGTGAGCACAATCACCGGCACCAGGGCCAGCAAAAGAACGCGCGTCTGGATGGTCAGGTTCTTCATGGCAATCCTGTTTTGGGTCGCTCGTACAGCCGGGTTCGTCCTTAACGAGGCCTGGAACAGAGTGGATGTTGCGACGGGCTATCCTGCCTGCCCATACGGAGGGTAACGGCCGCGTTGGGGAAGGCTGTAGGGGGGAATTGTTTGGGTTTTGTTTCCGGAACCATCGACATCAGTCGTGCCACCGGAGGGTGGTCAGGTTCACCAGAGGCACAAGAGTACAAAGCCAGTCCTGGCGTGGCCTGCCCCACCCCGACCCCGTCTTTCGGCGAAACCGGACTTGACCCGGCGCAAGGTTCACGGAGACACTTTCAGCTAACACGTGTACGCTGAAATTCATTCACAGTCCGTTGAGCACTTTTGAGCACTTGCCCCAGGGGGACGGAACGTCATGAAGACCGACGCCTTTGCCAATCTGGTTGCCGCGATGATCGCCTATCTCCAGTCCGCGGGTATCAGCAGCAGCCTTTTGGCACGCTACACCGACACAACACCGGAACAGCTGGACAATCCGGCGAGGGCGCTGTCGCCCTCACAGCTACAAAGGCTCTGGCAACTGGTCCAATCGCGCGGGCTGCCGTCGCTGACCTTCAGCATCAAGGTCCGCCCGCTGATTGCCGAGGCGCTGGCACAGGGACCGGTGCGGGCCGAAACCATCGCGTCACGGCTATACATGAGCCGGCACACGCTCTACAAGAAGCTCCGGCTGGAAAACCTGA
The sequence above is drawn from the Marinobacter bohaiensis genome and encodes:
- a CDS encoding methyl-accepting chemotaxis protein, whose translation is MKNLTIQTRVLLLALVPVIVLTALLSTYNLKQAQGIGDEAVSGFSDAMMATKRQELQNYLQLARSSIAHLYDQPGSADDPEVREKAMAILRQLRFDDAGSMGYFFVFDTDGMTVAHGANPSLEGKSLWDFQDPNGKYLVRELVKAARSGGDFVSYEWENTGTGDPEPKLAYAEMLPEWNVLIGTGFWIDGLEKQKAALASDVDESLADAVIGSVTTSVVALVIIVLLALVVVRSIIKPLKNAVTAMNGIASGDGDLTRRLEVDGNHELGQLAVAFNSFADQVHELVERVLSSTRTLNDATHELNEVMSEAEQGVERQTSESDQVATAMNEMTAAAQEVAGNASEASTAADHAHAEVSDAQGLVHQATGVISGLSEQVQQGVQVIEKLGEDSRSIDTVLEVIREIADQTNLLALNAAIEAARAGEAGRGFAVVADEVRTLASRTQESTQQIQGTIERLQSGAGNAVELIGSISERSEATVAETRQVSEALQKIGTAVRTITDMNTQIASAAEEQTSVSETINQNVHQIVTITEQTAQGTRRAGETTQRLKALAAEMSEQVSRYKV
- a CDS encoding helix-turn-helix transcriptional regulator; this encodes MKTDAFANLVAAMIAYLQSAGISSSLLARYTDTTPEQLDNPARALSPSQLQRLWQLVQSRGLPSLTFSIKVRPLIAEALAQGPVRAETIASRLYMSRHTLYKKLRLENLTFGRLLDDVRREQAITLLKDADRPLVDVAERLGFSEPSAFCRAFKRWMGLSPGAFRQTIA